A genome region from Pseudanabaena sp. Chao 1811 includes the following:
- the psbA gene encoding photosystem II q(b) protein, which produces MTTAVQRRESASLWDQFCNWVTSTENRLYVGWFGVIMIPCLLAATICFVIAFIAAPPVDIDGIREPVAGSLLFGNNMISGAVVPSSNAIGLHFYPIWEADSLDEWLYNGGPYQLVIFHFLLGIFCYMGREWELSYRLGMRPWIAVAYSAPVAAATAVFLIYPIGQGSFSDGMPLGISGTFNFMIVFQAEHNILMHPFHMLGVAGVFGGSLFSAMHGSLVTSSLIRETTENESQNAGYKFGQEEETYNIVAAHGYFGRLIFQYASFNNSRQLHFFLALWPVVGIWFTALGVSTMAFNLNGFNFNQSIADSQGRVVPSWADVINRANLGMEVMHERNAHNFPLDLAAVDVAPVAMSAPAING; this is translated from the coding sequence ATGACAACAGCAGTACAAAGACGTGAAAGCGCGTCACTGTGGGATCAGTTTTGCAATTGGGTCACCAGCACCGAAAACCGCCTCTATGTAGGTTGGTTCGGCGTAATCATGATCCCTTGCTTACTCGCAGCGACCATTTGCTTCGTAATCGCCTTCATCGCAGCACCACCCGTTGACATCGACGGTATCCGTGAACCAGTAGCAGGCAGCTTGCTATTCGGTAACAACATGATTTCTGGCGCAGTTGTACCTTCCTCCAACGCAATTGGCCTGCACTTTTACCCCATTTGGGAAGCAGATAGCCTTGACGAATGGCTATACAACGGTGGTCCTTACCAATTGGTAATTTTCCACTTCTTGCTCGGAATTTTCTGCTACATGGGACGTGAATGGGAATTGTCTTACCGTCTCGGTATGCGTCCTTGGATCGCAGTAGCATACTCCGCACCCGTAGCAGCAGCAACCGCAGTATTCTTGATCTACCCAATCGGACAAGGATCATTCTCTGACGGTATGCCTTTGGGTATCTCTGGTACTTTCAACTTCATGATCGTATTCCAAGCAGAGCACAACATCTTGATGCATCCTTTCCACATGTTGGGAGTAGCAGGTGTATTCGGCGGTTCCTTGTTCAGTGCAATGCACGGTTCCTTGGTAACCTCCAGCTTGATTCGTGAAACCACCGAAAACGAAAGCCAAAACGCTGGTTACAAGTTCGGACAAGAAGAAGAAACCTACAACATCGTTGCAGCCCACGGCTACTTCGGTCGCTTGATTTTCCAATACGCTTCCTTCAACAACAGCCGTCAATTGCACTTCTTCTTGGCACTATGGCCAGTAGTCGGCATTTGGTTCACCGCATTGGGTGTAAGCACAATGGCATTCAACTTGAATGGCTTCAACTTCAACCAATCAATCGCAGACAGCCAAGGTCGTGTAGTACCTAGCTGGGCAGATGTAATCAACCGCGCTAACTTGGGTATGGAAGTAATGCACGAGCGCAATGCTCACAACTTCCCTCTCGATTTGGCTGCTGTTGATGTTGCTCCTGTTGCTATGAGCGCTCCTGCTATCAACGGTTAA